A window from Drosophila kikkawai strain 14028-0561.14 chromosome 2L, DkikHiC1v2, whole genome shotgun sequence encodes these proteins:
- the LOC108072495 gene encoding trypsin, which yields MNRLLLSVVALVALCACCQAHPDIDFPFGRIVNGEAAEIESHPYQVSIQTKKGSHFCGGSLVDSDTVVTAAHCMQSYTADEIQVRLGSTSRSSGGEVVSVRTFKFHEGYNSKLMVNDVAVIKLSTPVRQTTKIRAIELAQVTPASGTTAVVSGWGTTCFLLCSSPDNLQKVDVDLLQQKDCASDIYNYGEQIQDTMVCATGEKKDACQGDSGGPLVADGKLVGVVSWGNGCAWTNYPGVYADVASLYTWIVKTIETL from the coding sequence ATGAATCGTTTGCTTTTGAGTGTGGTGGCGCTGGTCGCCTTGTGCGCCTGCTGCCAGGCCCATCCGGACATCGACTTCCCCTTCGGGCGCATCGTCAACGGCGAGGCCGCCGAGATCGAGAGCCATCCCTACCAGGTGTCCATCCAGACCAAAAAGGGCTCCCACTTCTGCGGCGGTAGCTTGGTCGACTCGGATACCGTGGTGACCGCCGCCCATTGCATGCAGTCCTATACCGCCGATGAAATACAGGTGCGCTTGGGATCCACCTCCAGGAGCAGCGGCGGCGAGGTTGTCAGCGTGCGTACCTTCAAGTTCCACGAGGGCTACAACAGCAAACTCATGGTCAACGATGTGGCCGTCATCAAGCTGAGCACCCCCGTCCGCCAGACCACCAAGATCCGTGCCATCGAACTGGCCCAAGTTACCCCCGCATCGGGCACCACTGCCGTCGTCTCCGGCTGGGGCACCACCTGCTTCCTGCTGTGCAGCTCTCCCGATAACCTCCAGAAAGTGGACGTGGATCTGCTTCAACAGAAGGATTGCGCTTCCGATATTTACAACTACGGCGAACAAATCCAGGACACCATGGTCTGTGCCACCGGCGAGAAGAAGGACGCCTGCCAGGGAGACTCTGGTGGCCCGTTGGTCGCCGATGGTAAGCTGGTCGGCGTCGTGTCCTGGGGCAATGGCTGTGCCTGGACTAACTACCCCGGCGTCTACGCTGACGTTGCCTCACTCTACACCTGGATCGTGAAGACCATTGAGACCCtgt
- the LOC108072518 gene encoding uncharacterized protein has protein sequence MPNIVALKLSASYPVLAGIQEEGSWLALDQLALQQQINANFIFHAISNYKKTPSERKTLDFIAKKWLQLQMLWREFRLRDKQIRRGHKDARWLDHGYFQQELYELVREKYMAARGCLGRDKRNLSTGILGQPEHP, from the coding sequence atGCCAAACATTGTCGCATTAAAGCTCAGCGCCAGCTATCCTGTACTGGCTGGGATCCAGGAGGAGGGCAGTTGGCTGGCCCTGGATCAATTGGCTCTGCAGCAACAAATCaatgcaaatttcattttccacGCGATTTCCAACTACAAGAAGACCCCATCCGAGCGAAAAACGCTGGACTTCATTGCCAAAAAATGGCTGCAGCTCCAGATGCTGTGGCGCGAGTTCCGGCTGAGGGATAAGCAAATACGACGCGGCCACAAGGATGCACGCTGGCTGGATCACGGCTACTTCCAGCAGGAGCTGTACGAGCTGGTCCGTGAGAAATATATGGCGGCTCGCGGCTGCCTCGGTCGCGACAAAAGAAATCTGAGCACTGGCATACTTGGTCAGCCGGAGCACCCATAG